A genomic segment from Aegilops tauschii subsp. strangulata cultivar AL8/78 chromosome 1, Aet v6.0, whole genome shotgun sequence encodes:
- the LOC109749554 gene encoding proline-rich receptor-like protein kinase PERK1 — MYAPPPAPHAAVRPWQSGGGATASDQPPPHAAVTGGTVSYADLAAATDGFSDAKLLGQGGFGHVYRGTLGAGAAAREVAIKRLRAGSGQGEREFRAEVESIGRVHHRNLVSLLGYCIHGDQRLLVYEHVPNHTLESHLHHAGDGPTLLDWERRWRIALGAAKGLAYLHEDCHPKIIHRDIKAANILLDDNFEPKVADFGLAKIQHGDDSHVSTRVMGTFGYMAPEYTNTGKITDRSDVFSFGVVLLEIITGKRPVLSDEPDEDDETLVSWARPLLTKALDGELSVELIDPRLEANYDAHEMQRLIACAAAAVRHTARSRPRVSQIVRYLEGELPLEALNGGVEPGQSEAHDATTTEQLRRMRRMAFLQRGADSDNTGATGFVSEATSEYGLCASSSSSDGDAAQSTSRAPDGQHPGVASHAAGHNVGRAGRHSGELGAMSRRTRPGRAGLE; from the exons ATGTACGCGCCACCACCAGCGCCACACGCAGCGGTCCGCCCGTGgcagagcggcggcggcgccacGGCCTCCGACCAGCCTCCCCCGCACGCGGCGGTCACGGGCGGCACGGTGTCGTACGCGGACCtggcggcggcgacggacgggTTCTCGGACGCCAAGCTGCTGGGGCAGGGCGGGTTCGGGCACGTGTACCGCGGCACGCtgggcgcgggcgcggcggcgcgggaggtGGCCATCAAGCGGCTCCGGGCCGGCAGCGGGCAGGGCGAGCGCGAGTTCCGCGCCGAGGTGGAGAGCATCGGCCGCGTGCACCACCGCAACCTCGTCTCGCTGCTGGGGTACTGCATCCATGGCGACCAGCGGCTGCTCGTCTACGAGCACGTCCCCAACCACACGCTCGAGTCCCACCTGCACCACGCCGGCGACGGACCGACGCTGCTGGACTGGGAGCGCCGGTGGCGGATCGCGCTCGGGGCGGCCAAGGGCCTGGCATACCTGCACGAGGACT GTCATCCTAAGATCATCCATCGCGACATCAAGGCGGCCAACATCCTTCTCGATGACAACTTTGAGCCCAAG GTCGCCGACTTTGGGCTGGCCAAGATCCAGCACGGAGACGATAGCCATGTTTCTACGCGGGTGATGGGGACTTTCGG GTACATGGCGCCGGAGTACACCAACACCGGGAAAATAACCGACCGGTCCGACGTCTTCTCCTTCGGCGTCGTGCTTCTGGAGATCATCACCGGCAAGAGACCGGTCCTGTCCGACGAGCCCGACGAAGACGACGAGACTCTGGTCTCTTGG GCACGGCCTCTGCTGACGAAAGCTCTGGACGGGGAGCTCTCCGTGGAGCTCATCGACCCAAGGCTGGAGGCCAACTACGACGCCCACGAGATGCAGCGGCTCatcgcctgcgccgccgccgccgtgcgccACACGGCCCGCTCCCGCCCACGAGTGAGCCAG ATCGTCCGGTACCTGGAGGGCGAGCTGCCGCTGGAGGCCCTCAACGGCGGCGTGGAGCCGGGGCAGAGCGAGGCGCACGACGCCACCACCACGGAGCAGCTGCGGCGGATGAGGAGGATGGCGTTCCTGCAGCGGGGCGCCGACAGCGACAACACGGGCGCCACCGGCTTCGTCAGCGAGGCCACCAGCGAGTACGGGCTGTGCGCGTCCAGCTCCAGCAGCGACGGCGACGCCGCGCAGAGCACGAGCCGCGCGCCCGACGGGCAGCACCCCGGCGTGGCGAGCCATGCCGCCGGCCACAACGTGGGCAGGGCGGGGCGGCACTCCGGCGAGCTCGGCGCCATGAGCCGGCGCACGCGCCCGGGCCGCGCCGGCCTGGAGTGA